A region from the Melioribacteraceae bacterium 4301-Me genome encodes:
- a CDS encoding biopolymer transporter Tol, whose protein sequence is MKKILFMVFCIPLVINAQFNEYNPNYQWLTIKGKHVFVHFHPEAERTARVIAKIADEVWGPITSLYQYEPEPVHFVIKDIDDYSNGATYFFDNKIEIWASALDFDLRGSHNWLRNVISHEFTHMVQIQAGMKMARTIPAFYFQFLNYEEKRRPDILYGFPNVIVTYPIPTVNIPAWFAEGTAQYMRKEFNYDNWDTHRDMILRCYALDNKLLTWNQMGVFGKTSLGNESVYNAGFALTRYISQKYGENKLREITHKLGNTFNFTIDAAFKEVLGKDGNQIYNEWKSFLISDYKKRIHDVELNKIEGEIIENEGFGNFYPIFYKNNEIIYVSNKGNDYLSLSSIYLLNIKTKKSRKLVNLVNSTVSIIPNTNKIVYAKLGDDNPKWANIHDIYIYDISKDEEKRITFGMRANNPSVSNDGKKIVFIYQKDGTTNLGMVDIDGTNFKRLTLFENGEQVFNPKFSPDNSYVIFDYSYSNSREISKIDTSGANYSVIIKNGHDNRNPAFTKDGNFVYSSDITGIFNIYKYDMKNKVSIQLTNVIGGAFMPTVDDSNNLVYAGYTSDGFKLFYLSNEQQRLVDTAKKYVWTNNPPLGGDKPNGDLSRFDMNSLINYNDYNIPKYKEEKYSGFFSKLSFFPFIRYDNYVTSNTFVDRIKPGLYVSSTDYLNKYSIFAGGSINKKFERDLFLEFNYRDKLPILSSFSIYPELTLELYSVSRKTNTQLTFDPLDPTKNTNTDVTYNLFEVDLSAKNKIFTEGNYIETRFIFSQYSATIGSFIFPKTSILYPTTNDTYLIGSDIQVKFNHNGIVPTVDSDINPIGRQFEIKYDYEFNRYNKDNTYEIVDGILKPVYQHYNFHKVELNWKEYLQLRKGNTLNFTFRAAAILGPPVPDFFDFYLGGLVGMKSYPFYSVSGNKLGWLNISYRFPLWKNIDTRVGHLYVDKIYFSVYGDFGNAWTGEFPTFKDFKKGLGAEIRIKMNSFYLFPTSFFFDAAYAFDKFSRTILNEKVTYGKEWSFYGGILFDFNF, encoded by the coding sequence ATGAAAAAAATACTTTTTATGGTTTTTTGTATACCTTTAGTTATTAATGCACAATTCAATGAATATAACCCTAACTATCAATGGCTAACAATAAAAGGAAAACATGTTTTTGTTCACTTTCATCCTGAAGCTGAGAGAACAGCAAGGGTGATAGCTAAAATTGCAGATGAAGTATGGGGACCTATTACTTCTTTGTACCAATACGAACCCGAACCAGTACACTTTGTAATTAAAGATATTGATGACTATTCAAATGGTGCTACTTACTTTTTTGACAATAAAATTGAAATCTGGGCTTCGGCATTAGATTTTGATTTAAGAGGTTCTCACAATTGGCTTCGTAATGTAATTTCACATGAATTTACACACATGGTTCAAATCCAAGCTGGAATGAAAATGGCGAGAACAATACCAGCCTTTTATTTCCAGTTCTTAAATTATGAAGAAAAACGTAGACCTGATATACTTTATGGATTCCCTAATGTAATTGTCACTTACCCAATTCCAACAGTTAATATTCCTGCATGGTTTGCTGAGGGTACTGCCCAATATATGCGTAAAGAATTTAATTATGATAACTGGGATACTCATCGCGATATGATTTTAAGATGTTATGCGTTGGACAATAAATTACTTACTTGGAATCAAATGGGTGTGTTTGGAAAAACAAGTCTGGGAAATGAATCTGTCTATAACGCCGGCTTTGCTTTAACAAGATATATATCACAAAAATATGGTGAAAATAAACTTAGAGAAATTACACATAAACTTGGCAATACCTTTAATTTTACTATTGATGCTGCTTTTAAAGAGGTGCTGGGAAAAGATGGCAATCAGATTTATAATGAGTGGAAATCATTTTTAATATCCGACTATAAAAAAAGAATTCATGATGTGGAGTTGAATAAAATCGAAGGAGAAATTATAGAAAACGAAGGATTTGGCAATTTCTATCCCATTTTCTATAAAAATAATGAAATAATATATGTTAGTAATAAAGGTAACGATTATCTTTCTTTGTCCTCAATTTATTTACTCAATATTAAAACTAAAAAATCTAGAAAACTTGTTAATCTTGTTAATTCAACAGTAAGTATTATACCCAACACAAATAAAATTGTTTATGCTAAGTTGGGTGATGATAATCCTAAGTGGGCAAATATTCATGACATTTACATTTACGACATATCTAAAGATGAAGAGAAAAGAATCACTTTTGGCATGAGAGCTAATAACCCATCAGTCTCAAATGATGGCAAAAAAATTGTCTTTATCTACCAAAAAGATGGTACAACAAATTTGGGTATGGTTGATATTGATGGAACAAATTTTAAGAGATTAACTTTATTTGAAAATGGAGAACAGGTTTTTAATCCAAAGTTTTCACCTGATAATAGTTATGTTATTTTTGATTATTCTTACTCTAATTCAAGAGAAATATCAAAAATCGATACCTCAGGTGCTAATTATTCGGTGATTATTAAAAATGGGCACGATAACAGAAATCCTGCATTTACCAAAGATGGTAATTTTGTCTACTCTTCTGATATAACAGGAATATTTAATATCTACAAATACGATATGAAAAATAAAGTAAGCATACAATTAACAAATGTTATCGGTGGTGCCTTTATGCCAACTGTAGACGATAGTAATAATTTAGTCTACGCAGGCTATACTTCAGATGGATTTAAGTTGTTTTATCTGTCTAATGAGCAACAGAGATTAGTCGATACTGCAAAAAAATATGTCTGGACTAATAACCCACCACTTGGCGGTGACAAACCGAATGGCGATTTATCCCGTTTTGATATGAACTCTTTAATTAATTACAACGATTACAATATTCCAAAATATAAAGAGGAAAAATACAGCGGCTTTTTTTCTAAACTTAGTTTTTTCCCTTTTATTAGATATGACAATTATGTTACTTCCAATACGTTTGTGGACAGAATAAAACCTGGTTTGTATGTTTCATCGACTGATTATTTAAACAAATACAGCATTTTTGCTGGAGGTTCAATAAATAAAAAATTTGAAAGGGACCTTTTTTTAGAATTCAATTACAGAGATAAATTACCAATATTAAGCAGCTTTAGTATATATCCTGAATTAACCTTAGAACTATATAGCGTTAGCAGAAAAACTAACACACAGTTGACCTTTGACCCGCTTGACCCGACTAAAAACACAAATACCGATGTAACTTACAATTTATTTGAAGTTGATCTTTCAGCAAAGAATAAAATTTTTACAGAAGGAAATTATATTGAAACAAGATTTATTTTTAGCCAATATTCTGCTACAATAGGTAGTTTTATCTTCCCTAAAACTTCTATACTGTATCCTACAACTAACGATACATATTTAATAGGCAGTGATATACAAGTTAAATTTAATCACAATGGTATTGTCCCAACAGTTGATAGCGATATTAATCCTATTGGCAGACAATTTGAGATTAAATATGATTATGAGTTCAATAGATACAATAAAGATAACACTTATGAAATTGTAGACGGCATTTTAAAGCCGGTTTATCAACATTATAATTTTCATAAAGTAGAATTAAATTGGAAAGAGTATCTGCAGTTGAGAAAGGGAAATACACTTAATTTTACATTTAGAGCTGCTGCAATCTTAGGTCCACCTGTACCCGACTTTTTTGATTTTTACTTAGGCGGATTAGTGGGTATGAAGAGTTATCCGTTTTATTCAGTTAGTGGCAATAAACTTGGCTGGTTAAATATTTCTTATCGATTCCCTTTGTGGAAAAATATTGATACTAGAGTTGGGCACCTTTATGTAGATAAAATTTATTTTTCAGTATACGGCGATTTTGGTAATGCATGGACAGGGGAGTTCCCAACGTTTAAGGATTTTAAAAAAGGACTAGGTGCAGAGATTAGAATAAAAATGAACTCTTTTTACTTGTTCCCTACAAGCTTTTTCTTTGATGCAGCATATGCTTTTGATAAATTTAGTAGAACAATATTAAATGAAAAAGTAACTTACGGGAAAGAATGGAGCTTTTATGGAGGTATTTTATTCGATTTTAATTTTTAA
- the upp gene encoding uracil phosphoribosyltransferase — protein MHFKNLTIVDNPFIKRDLTILRNKNTQPNEFRLALKRISFSLAIAVSQNLEFAEIKVETPLEITTGYKLKNEVILVPVLRAGLSLVEPFLEMIPDANVGHIGLQRDEKTLKPVDYYYKTPKFSDKSLTILLDPMLATGGSASAAFNFLKERGAKKCMLVNLIAAPEGVLKLQNEHPDIPIYTASLDRQLNKNGYILPGLGDAGDRTFGTI, from the coding sequence ATGCATTTTAAAAATTTAACTATAGTTGATAACCCATTTATTAAAAGGGACTTAACAATTTTACGTAATAAAAATACTCAGCCTAATGAGTTTAGATTAGCACTAAAAAGAATCAGCTTTTCTTTAGCAATTGCTGTCAGTCAGAATTTAGAATTTGCAGAAATTAAAGTAGAAACGCCTTTAGAAATTACAACTGGTTACAAATTAAAAAATGAAGTTATTTTGGTGCCCGTGCTTCGTGCAGGGTTGAGTTTAGTTGAACCATTTTTAGAAATGATTCCTGACGCTAATGTTGGACACATAGGCTTACAAAGGGATGAAAAAACACTTAAACCAGTTGATTATTACTATAAAACCCCAAAATTTTCTGATAAATCACTAACCATACTTCTTGACCCAATGCTTGCTACTGGTGGAAGTGCTTCAGCTGCTTTTAATTTCCTAAAGGAAAGAGGAGCTAAAAAATGTATGCTGGTTAATTTAATTGCTGCTCCAGAGGGTGTCCTAAAATTGCAAAATGAACATCCTGATATACCTATCTATACCGCATCTTTAGATAGGCAATTAAACAAGAATGGCTACATATTGCCTGGTTTAGGAGATGCTGGAGATAGAACTTTTGGTACTATTTAG
- a CDS encoding FAD/NAD(P)-binding oxidoreductase, whose protein sequence is MYKKSSKKIIIVGGNAAGPSAAAKAKRVDPSAEVILIEAGEFISTGTCELPYVLSGEIKDYKNIVFFDPESFQKEKNVKVYNFHFVEKIDTKKKKIFVRNLKSNFLTEFEYDALILATGSKAKSYPPLLNNFKNVFSLKSVQDYLKIKHYLTDNTVKNVLVIGAGYIGIESAEAFVKLGYNVIIVEKEDLPFPGIEIETRHLILEKLKQNNVEFYGKVDNAKFITENNKVVGVNILGNILEIDLVLVAIGFVPNVDLAVSSSLKLGNYGGIRTDNKLRTSDSSIFAAGDNIEVLNAITKQYDYIPLATIAHEYGHIAGENAAGGNLKAEPVIKNIAVKIFDNILVSVGLSTKELERTKFNYTVVIAVAQNLVKVMPESSKVFGKIIYDKFSHQVLGANFFGGKEVIGFGDMISSFILNKNKIETLANINYNYTPPASPFINILSILGRKVTQNAF, encoded by the coding sequence ATGTATAAAAAATCTAGTAAAAAAATTATTATTGTAGGCGGCAATGCTGCAGGTCCAAGTGCTGCTGCAAAAGCAAAACGTGTGGATCCTTCTGCAGAAGTGATTTTAATTGAGGCTGGCGAATTTATTTCTACTGGTACGTGCGAACTGCCATACGTTCTCTCTGGTGAAATTAAAGATTATAAGAATATTGTTTTTTTTGATCCTGAGTCTTTCCAAAAAGAAAAAAATGTAAAGGTCTATAACTTCCATTTTGTTGAAAAAATTGATACTAAGAAGAAAAAAATTTTTGTAAGGAACTTAAAATCAAATTTCTTGACTGAATTTGAGTATGATGCTCTTATTCTTGCTACTGGGTCCAAAGCAAAATCTTATCCACCTTTATTAAATAATTTTAAAAATGTTTTTAGCTTAAAATCAGTACAAGACTATTTAAAGATAAAACACTATTTGACTGACAACACAGTAAAAAATGTTTTAGTTATTGGCGCAGGTTATATTGGCATCGAATCAGCAGAAGCATTTGTAAAACTTGGTTATAATGTAATAATAGTTGAAAAAGAAGATTTGCCTTTTCCAGGTATTGAAATTGAAACACGTCATCTTATACTGGAAAAATTAAAACAAAACAATGTTGAATTTTATGGCAAAGTAGACAATGCAAAATTTATTACTGAAAATAATAAAGTGGTAGGTGTAAACATTTTGGGTAATATTTTAGAGATTGACCTAGTATTGGTAGCAATTGGTTTTGTCCCAAATGTTGATTTAGCCGTTAGTAGTTCATTAAAATTGGGTAATTATGGCGGCATAAGAACTGACAATAAATTAAGAACAAGCGACTCTTCAATATTTGCAGCTGGGGATAATATCGAAGTACTTAATGCTATAACAAAGCAATACGATTACATACCTTTAGCTACAATTGCTCACGAGTATGGACACATTGCTGGAGAAAATGCAGCAGGTGGTAATTTAAAAGCAGAGCCAGTAATCAAAAATATTGCGGTAAAAATTTTTGATAATATTTTAGTTTCAGTTGGATTAAGTACTAAAGAATTAGAGAGAACGAAGTTTAATTATACTGTTGTTATTGCAGTTGCTCAAAATTTAGTAAAAGTGATGCCTGAAAGCAGTAAAGTGTTTGGCAAGATAATTTACGATAAGTTTAGTCATCAAGTTTTAGGAGCAAATTTCTTTGGTGGCAAAGAAGTAATAGGCTTTGGTGATATGATTTCATCATTTATTTTAAATAAAAACAAAATAGAGACTTTGGCGAATATAAATTATAATTATACACCGCCTGCCTCACCTTTTATAAACATCTTATCCATATTAGGGAGAAAAGTAACTCAAAATGCATTTTAA
- the der gene encoding ribosome biogenesis GTPase Der: MKIPLVVIVGRPNVGKSTLFNRMTKTKKAIVDDVSGVTRDRIYGEVDWNGKIFRLIDTGGYIPNSDETFESAIREQIQIALEEADAIFFVVDGKAGLTPIDFEIASILRKSAKPIYTLVNKADTPQLESYKAEFYKLGLKNLYDVSALNGRNLGNLLDDLVKEIEFVEQKTEEKDVLKLAIIGRPNVGKSSLVNSLIGYDRSIVTDIPGTTRDSIDTVLKYYGEEIILVDTAGLRKKSKIKENIEFYSNVRTYKALWHSDVAVLLIDAQQGLDSQDQKIIQEAVRRRKGIILAVNKWDLIEKQTNTARFYEQSIYKKLGSFDYVPIIFVSALTKQRIFKIIDLAKKIYLERKKKIPTSQLNEIMLEEIKRNPPPTTPTGKEIKIKYVTQVGSHYPIFVFFANQHKYIPEHYKRFLEKKIRSHFGFEGVPITLSFREK; encoded by the coding sequence ATGAAAATACCTTTAGTAGTTATAGTTGGGAGACCAAATGTTGGTAAGTCTACACTTTTTAATCGAATGACTAAAACTAAAAAAGCTATTGTTGATGATGTTAGCGGGGTAACACGTGATAGAATTTATGGAGAAGTGGATTGGAACGGGAAAATTTTTAGATTGATAGATACTGGTGGATACATCCCCAACTCTGATGAAACCTTTGAGTCAGCTATTAGAGAACAAATTCAAATTGCTCTGGAAGAAGCTGATGCTATCTTTTTTGTTGTAGATGGTAAAGCTGGCTTAACCCCTATTGATTTTGAGATTGCAAGTATTCTTAGAAAATCTGCAAAACCGATTTATACCTTAGTAAATAAAGCTGATACTCCACAGCTGGAATCTTACAAAGCAGAATTTTATAAACTTGGATTGAAAAATTTGTATGATGTTTCGGCATTGAATGGCAGAAATCTTGGCAATTTATTAGATGATCTAGTGAAGGAAATTGAATTTGTTGAGCAAAAAACAGAAGAAAAAGATGTGCTTAAATTGGCAATTATTGGTCGACCAAATGTTGGCAAATCATCATTAGTTAATTCTTTGATTGGCTATGATAGAAGTATTGTTACTGACATTCCAGGTACAACACGTGATAGTATCGATACTGTTCTAAAATACTATGGGGAAGAAATCATTTTGGTTGATACAGCGGGCTTAAGAAAAAAATCCAAGATAAAGGAAAACATTGAATTTTACTCTAATGTTAGAACTTACAAAGCATTGTGGCATTCTGATGTTGCTGTTTTATTAATCGATGCTCAGCAAGGTTTGGATTCCCAAGACCAAAAAATAATTCAAGAAGCGGTGAGGAGAAGAAAAGGTATTATACTTGCAGTTAACAAATGGGATTTAATAGAAAAACAAACTAACACTGCAAGGTTTTATGAACAAAGCATCTATAAGAAATTAGGTTCATTCGATTACGTACCTATTATATTTGTTTCTGCATTAACTAAACAACGAATATTTAAGATTATCGACTTAGCCAAAAAAATATATTTAGAGAGAAAGAAAAAAATACCAACCAGCCAATTAAATGAAATAATGCTGGAAGAAATAAAAAGAAACCCGCCCCCAACTACCCCTACAGGTAAAGAGATTAAAATTAAATATGTGACGCAGGTTGGTAGTCATTACCCTATTTTTGTTTTCTTTGCTAATCAACATAAATACATACCAGAGCATTATAAACGATTTCTTGAAAAAAAGATTAGGTCCCACTTCGGCTTTGAAGGGGTACCTATTACACTTTCTTTTCGTGAAAAGTAA